The sequence GACTGGCAAACGGATAAGCAGTCCAGTCGCTGCTGGTGAAGGCGTTCATGAAGGTATTGAGCGAACGGCGCGTCATCATAAAAAACGGATCACGCACCGGAAAGCGTTCGCTGCCGCAGAGCGCTGTGTGTTCGAGAATATGTGCCACCCCGGTGGAGTCCATCGGTACTGTACGAAACGCCACCAGAAAGACATTGTTCGGGTCTTCCGATTCCAGGTGGTAGTGGGTTGCGCCCGTCGCCTTGTGGCGATAGGCATAGACTGTGGTACGCAATGAGGGGATGGTTTCGGTCTGGATCAGTTCGAAGGCAGGGTGGATCAAAACTTCGCTCATGGTAAGGGTATTCCGCCGTGGTCTGGGTTCTTGAATGGGACTGCGTGGCGTGTCAGAGGTTCGCCCGGCAATGAAAGTGCTTCATTATAGCTTGGTGATCTCGCAGGACGGGGTTGAGTTTTGTTTCGGCGCACCCACCAGCATAAGATGGCCCTTGATAGCGGGGCTCCGCGCGGCAGGCGCGGTGATCTGCTGGCGCAATGCCGAAGGGCGCGCCCACAGGCCGGAAAGCGAGGAGGCGAACGGATGCTCAAACAAGCCCTGATAGTGGATGACTCCAGATCGGCGTGCCGGTTTCTCGCCAAGCTGCTGGCGGAACACGGTGTCGGATCCGAGTCGGTGAATTCGGCCGAAGACGCACTGGATCATCTGCGCACGAAGAAGCCCGACGTCATCTTCCTCGATCACAACATGCCCGGGATGGACGGCTTGGAAACCGTCAAGATCATCAAGAGCAACCCCGAAACGGCCACCATCCCGGTGTTGATGTACACCACACAGGAGGGCGAGGTTTATCTGGGGCAGGCACGCGCATTGGGCGCGGTCGATGTGCTCCTCAAAGAGAGCGTGCACGAGCGGTTGGAGGAGTCGCTCGCCAAACTGGGCATGGGCAATGGCCCGGACAGGGAGGCCCTGGAGAGGCGCAGACACGCCTCTGCGGAGACTCCCGATTGGGAGTCCCTGCTCACCCGCATGCAATCGGAGCTGAGCCGTCAGATGTACCTGATCCTTGCGGAGGAGCAGATAGCGCAGAAGAGCCAGATGCGCTGGCTTGCGAGCAATATCAAAGGACATCTCGATTCGACCAGCGACGAGATGGTGCGGCGCCTCGAGGCGAAGCAGGATCTGCAATGGGAGGAGCAGCGCGCACGCGGTAGCGGCAATTTGCGCCTGGTGGCCACGCTGCTGGTGCTGTTGGTTCTGGTGGTATGCGGTGGTGTGTGGTGGCAGCTCCAGAGTCTTGCGGATCTGGAGAGGCACTACACGGCAGGTGCGCAGGCCGGACAACGTCAGATCGAAGAGTTACGCGGGCAGCTGGCGGCATTGACCAGCAATCCCACGGTGGCAACAGCGACGGAACCGGTTATCGCTCCGGCGCGAATGCCAATCCCCGCCCCAGCGCCGTCAACCACGCAGGATAGCGCCGTTTTACAGGGCGAAGGTGGTGTGACGGTGGGGCGTCTGCTGGGGATGGCGCCGGCGAACGGCGGGTATGAAGGATTGAGCGCGTCGGGGTACCTCTTCCGCGTCGGTGCCCGCGGCGAAATCGGCTTCGAGCTGCGGCGACGCTACTTTGCGTCGCCCAACTGTATTGGTGATCCGTTGGTCGATGTGCAACCCGGTCTCGTGTTTCGTGACGCCAACCGACAGCTCTGGTTTACAGATCTCGAGGGGCAGACGATCGAGTTACCGCCCTTGTCCATGATGGATGAGGATGGTGCGTGCCTGCCGGTGGAGGAGGAGGTGACGACATTGCGTGCCTTGCTGGCGAACGAGGCAGCGCTGACCAGGCTCAGCGCCGAGTACGAGCCGGTCAAGCTGGCGCGCCCCTGAGCATGCCTCAGCGTGCGAAGCGGTAGTAGGTGAAATCCAGATAACCGACGATGTCTTCGATCTCGTCACTCCCCCACTGCTGATCAATCTCATCGGACCAACGCACTACTTGCAGCCTGAGCTCCTGGCGCGATTTCGCCCGTGGGCGATCGCGGATATGGACCAAACTTTCGTGGCATTCGTTGCAGTGATTGCGGTAGAGAGCCTCCCCCCGCACCAGGTTGATCTCCTGCGCCTGGGCATTGGGGGCGAGCAACACGAGGGTGCAGAGCAGTGTGCGCCATCGGCGGTATATTGGCATTGCGATTCTCCACGCTTGCGATACGCTACAGCCTACTCAGCTTGACCGGTGGTGACCAGTCGGCGTGTCGGTTCGCTGAGGCGACGCTGCGGCGTCGGAAGCAGGGCAGGTGTGCCAGAAAGTTGCGGCGCGGCCGGACAGTGCGCCCGAACACCGCGGCAAATGTCCGATCAAACAGCGAATTCGATTGATAGGCGGCCAACCAGCAGCGGCACTGATTTGCCTATTCTTTACGGGGTTACTAGGTGATTTCCGGCTGTGCCAAGGTGTCTTACGGCAGATACCGGGCACCAACTAACCTACGGTATTGCAAGCATTTATTATGTTGCTGGGGGCCGCTTGACGCAGATCAAGGAATCAATGGCCCAACAGGTTCATTTTCTCGAATGCAAGGTTTCCATTGGTAGGGCCGCTCGCAGGCGGTCTGGTGGTTCACACACCCAATTTAGGGGGGAGCGATGAAAAAAATGCAATTTGGTATCCCCGCCCTGACACTCGCGATGGGCATGGCAGTCGGCGCCGTTGGCACCAATGCCATGGCCGCGACGGCAGCGCAGCCGACCATGTCAGAGGCGGATTTCGAAGCGTCCAAACTGATTTACTTTCAGCAGTGTGCCGGCTGTCACGGCGTGCTGCGCAAGGGCGCGACCGGCAAGAACCTGGAGCCGAAAGAGACCCTGAAGCTGGGGCAGAAGCGTCTCGAGCGCATCATCTCCTTCGGCACCGAAGGCGGCATGAACAACTTCGACGGCATTCTGAGCAAGAAAGAGGTCGAGGATCTGGCGACCTATATCCAGATCGATCCGCCGATTCCGCCCGAGATGTCGCTGGCCGACATGAAGAAGCGCACCAAGGTTCACGTTGCTCTCAAGGACTATCCGACCAAGCCGCTGCATGGGCGCAATTGGGAAAACTTCTTCGTGGTCATCGAGCGTGATGTGGGCAAGGTGGCGGTCATCGATGGTGACAAGCATGAAGTCATTACCCACATTCCCACCGGGTATGCGGTCCACGTGCTGAAGGCGCTGGAACACAACAAGGTGGTCCATCCGGAGAACCCGAAGGACGTCGGTCGTTTCTGGTACACCATGGGACGTGACGGCAAGCTGACCAAGATCGACCTCTGGCAGACCCCGGACAAGATGTTGGTAGCTGAAACCCAGATAGCCTATGACGCTCGCGACGTGGCGGTGTCGGGTGACGGCAAGTACGTGGTCGGTGGCGGTTATTGGCCGCCGCATTTCGTCATCGTCGACGCCAAGACCATGGACCCGCTGAAAGTGGTCTCGGCACGCGGCGTCAATATTGACGGCCAGTATGTGAACGAGTCCCGTGTGGCCGCCATCTACGACGCTCCGTTGACATCGAGCTGGCTGGTGAACATGAAGGAGCTGGGCCAGACCTGGCAGGTCGACTACTCCGACATCGACAACCTGCGCATCGACAAGATCGACAACGCCAAGTTCCTGCATGA is a genomic window of Pseudomonadota bacterium containing:
- a CDS encoding cytochrome C, producing the protein MPIYRRWRTLLCTLVLLAPNAQAQEINLVRGEALYRNHCNECHESLVHIRDRPRAKSRQELRLQVVRWSDEIDQQWGSDEIEDIVGYLDFTYYRFAR
- a CDS encoding response regulator, with product MALDSGAPRGRRGDLLAQCRRARPQAGKRGGERMLKQALIVDDSRSACRFLAKLLAEHGVGSESVNSAEDALDHLRTKKPDVIFLDHNMPGMDGLETVKIIKSNPETATIPVLMYTTQEGEVYLGQARALGAVDVLLKESVHERLEESLAKLGMGNGPDREALERRRHASAETPDWESLLTRMQSELSRQMYLILAEEQIAQKSQMRWLASNIKGHLDSTSDEMVRRLEAKQDLQWEEQRARGSGNLRLVATLLVLLVLVVCGGVWWQLQSLADLERHYTAGAQAGQRQIEELRGQLAALTSNPTVATATEPVIAPARMPIPAPAPSTTQDSAVLQGEGGVTVGRLLGMAPANGGYEGLSASGYLFRVGARGEIGFELRRRYFASPNCIGDPLVDVQPGLVFRDANRQLWFTDLEGQTIELPPLSMMDEDGACLPVEEEVTTLRALLANEAALTRLSAEYEPVKLARP
- a CDS encoding nitrite reductase; translation: MKKMQFGIPALTLAMGMAVGAVGTNAMAATAAQPTMSEADFEASKLIYFQQCAGCHGVLRKGATGKNLEPKETLKLGQKRLERIISFGTEGGMNNFDGILSKKEVEDLATYIQIDPPIPPEMSLADMKKRTKVHVALKDYPTKPLHGRNWENFFVVIERDVGKVAVIDGDKHEVITHIPTGYAVHVLKALEHNKVVHPENPKDVGRFWYTMGRDGKLTKIDLWQTPDKMLVAETQIAYDARDVAVSGDGKYVVGGGYWPPHFVIVDAKTMDPLKVVSARGVNIDGQYVNESRVAAIYDAPLTSSWLVNMKELGQTWQVDYSDIDNLRIDKIDNAKFLHDGFFDPTGRYFQIAANASNKMVVIDSKTRKLEAMIDTDKRPHPGPGANWNDPNCGPVGGTPHLGVGKLTVWGNDPVNHKDKAWKICYETQTDGPGLFVRTHPKSDYVWVDQTLHPEPEIQQSVKVVEKKTGKVVKTIRLTTTEGYVAVHFEFNADGSELWASVWNRKDSKTDNGEIVVFDAKTLEEKTRIKGLFAPTGKFNVYNRSNHVT